ACCAAACTCCACACAGTCAGAATGCATGCTTAATAAGTGGCAGGAAGTGCAAGGTTAGGTTAATGAAKAGAGTTTTCAAGCTCTTCATGTGTAATGTATTTGAAGTATTCCTGGACCATTactaacctccctctctctctctcctcttccagtcGGTGTATAACCTGGCCAACGTGGCGTGTAAGTGTCACGGCGTGTCCGGTTCCTGTAGTCTGAAGACGTGCTGGCTCCAGCTGGCAGACTTCCGCCGCGTCGGAGAGTTTCTGAAGGAGAAGTACGACAGCGCCGCCGCCATGCGCATCGGACGCAAAGGAAAACTGGAGCAGGTCGATAAACGCTTCAACGTCCCCACCCCGGAGGATCTGGTCTACACCGACCAGAGCCCAGACTACTGTCTGAAGAACGACACCACCGGCTCCATGGGAACKCTGGGGAGACTCTGTAACAAGACGTCAGAGGGGATGGATGGCTGTGAACTCATGTGCTGCGGGAGAGGATACGATCAGTTCAAGACCTATAAGCATGAGAGATGTCACTGCAAGTTTCACTGGTGTTGTTATGTCAAGTGTAAGAGGTGCACTTCACTGGTGGATCAGTTTGTCTGCAAGTAGGGAAGGAAGGGAGTCTggacgacggacggacggacggacagttccacatggggaagggagggagtCTGGACGATGGACGGACGGACAGTTCCacatggggaagggagggagtctggacgacggacggacggacggacagttCCActtggggaagggagggagactggacgatggacggacggacggacagttccacatggggaagggagggagtCTGGACGATGGACGGACGGACAGTTCCacatggggaagggagggagactgGGCGATGGATGGACGGACGGACAGTTCCtcatggggaagggagggagtCTGGACGATGGGGTAGGGAGGGGCTGGAATGGAAGGACATGTAACCCATGAGGGGTGTAAGATTatataacaataataaataaataaaaagaaatcatgaaatatataaataaataaagtaaaaaaatgcgTTGCTAGTAATTGAATGAGACTTTTATATGACTCAAGCTGCCTGAGGGAGGACTTGACCGACAAGCAGGCGAATGCAAAACAGAAAGGCTGTTCGTTTTGTTTGTTGTCTACTGGTCGGCCAtttgcttcctctctccttcgcaACTGTCCCCTGATTGGTGGCTCGTGCAGTGACgaccaggaagtgatgtcaccagTATCCTTGTTCCCTGGTTGGTGGAATGGGAGGGGGAGGCTGGATAGACTCCTCTTACTTTACAGACTCTTCAAAACGAGAGAGCGaggaagtcagagagagagagagagagagagagggagagagagagggagggagagagagagagggaaagggaaagggaaagagaaggagagaaagactaGAAAGGGATGGATCCCAATGAACTGTGCCAAAGCTCCTTTCACCTCCTCTTccactcactcctctcttctccacccttCTCACCATAGGTTGTTTCTGTTTTATGTCTCATCCTCTTTTCATCACCCTTATTTCATCACCCTGCTAGAGCTCTTAGAAACCACCAGTCCAAGCCAAAGGACACCACCTCACACATGAACTGTTGAGTTTGGAACTCTGTAACCATGGAACCACAGCGTGTGTTCTAATCATTTACCCACTAGACATCATGTTGACCTCTAGCCTGGAAGACAGCACAGCTCATGACCTTGGGCACAGAAAGCAAACATAGCTCTGTGTAACTTATAGGGACCATGTGAGTCCCAGAGGACAAGAAGAACAAGAGTTGTGTTGATTGAAGGGAGGAGGACTCTGAGACCTTGGCTGGACATGTTGAgataagagaagaagagagagaggaaacacctGCGTCCTTCTACAATACATAGACCTCTCACTCTACCTTTAGATTCATGCTGTTCTATCAMCTAACAGCATCATTACGTTGTCATGGACTGGATTACTGATCACAGGCCCGTGGCCCCTCGCTGTTCAATAACAGACTGCTGTATCTCTCTATTCAACAGGTGGGCCACAGCTATTGTGACCATACCAATAGCCGTCTCTAAGCCAATGTCATGACAGTCACACAGCTACCAAGCTTTGTTAGGAGGATGCAACAAATGTGTTATAGAGTTCAAATGTCTGGGAATGAAGAAAGTGAACGGAGGAACTCGGAGGACTGCAGATTATTATAGTGGGGATGAGGTACATAGAAATAGTCCAtcgaaaattatattttattaataattactttttcattttaTACTTCATATATGTATTGTTTTGATGATCCTGTCTTTTGACATGGAGGCTTTGGTTTcgtcctattccctatgtagtgcactactttttgccaGAGTCCTATGgtccccggtcaaaagtagtgcactatatagggaatatgatgtcATATGGGACACACKCTTTTAGACATTGTTGTTCAGCYGAACRTCTATCCCTGAGGTTCCTTCCTGCTTGGAATGTCTATTGTCCAATCTCTGCCAAACGCTGCCCACTCTTCAGCCAATGACAGACAAGCCTTTCCTTTGTCATCCAATGAGTGTTGTGGCAAAGTACTACTCATGTAAATATCAGCAGACCTTATCCTTATATGCAGATAAtgacacttttacaacatacagactCCAGGTCTCTCAGAGTGTGTTCTTGTCTATATTATTCTCTCTGAAAGATTGTTGTCGTGATGTGATCCATTAATATTCTCCATGTGTATATTGTATTATCCCCCCCCCACTTCAAAACAGTCATATTAAACCAATAATAGTGATGATTATAATAAGTAGAAGTGTTTTCCTCTTTCCTAATCCTCACATGATGCCCTTCTAGTGACAGGGAGGCTGAAGAGGCCTACTGTgtcttcatttgtgtgtgtgtgtgtgtgtgtgtgtgtgtgtgtgtgtgtgtgtgtgtgtgtgtggcctctcaTTATCAATAATGTTTTATGACACATTAAAACAATACTTCCGGGATTTTACCCATATACTTAGTCATTGGCTCACAAACTACCTCTAacgtccttcatactggacacagagacatacaaacggtatccatgagttcatcggacactggggaagtagataaagtgcCAAAATTTCCCTTTAAGTTGTGTGCACCTCGAGTGGGAAAAATACTACCAATAGCCATTCATAATATAGCAAGCAATACATTATGCTTAGAACTATTGTAAAcaaaagtagcagcagcagcaggcgtATGCTGTAGCACATGGCTATCCTAGCCTagcatctcctctcctctgtattaGTCATGGCTAACCTAGCctagcatctctctcttctcctctgttggAGTCATGGCTAACCTAGCctagcatctctctcttctcctctgtaggAATCATGGCTAACCTAGCCTAGCGTCTCCTCTGTAGGAGTTGTAGTGTCAGACCTAGCCTAGCGTCTCCTCTGTAGGAGTAGTGTCAGACCTAACCTAGCGTCTCCTTTGTAGGAGTAGTAGTGTCAGACCTAGCCTAGcatctcctctgtagtagtagtagt
This window of the Salvelinus sp. IW2-2015 unplaced genomic scaffold, ASM291031v2 Un_scaffold4707, whole genome shotgun sequence genome carries:
- the LOC112077565 gene encoding protein Wnt-5b, with amino-acid sequence SVYNLANVACKCHGVSGSCSLKTCWLQLADFRRVGEFLKEKYDSAAAMRIGRKGKLEQVDKRFNVPTPEDLVYTDQSPDYCLKNDTTGSMGTLGRLCNKTSEGMDGCELMCCGRGYDQFKTYKHERCHCKFHWCCYVKCKRCTSLVDQFVCK